A single window of Aspergillus flavus chromosome 4, complete sequence DNA harbors:
- a CDS encoding kinetochore complex Sim4 subunit Fta1-domain-containing protein, translating into MAPSIPGQMLNTSWTLHRLSPLHHEKEFQSLLDNPEALKTYANRLRNQLTGNVLSGFQVGTSAPSTEEDTLSRTGALKTCTWEAISSLSLEDPNALPPENPCGILVVLEYENITYKAALLAPPEGSHFRKTSTYLPLLLTRLPGPLRQTFISFLSANFDTYCSVFRLPSQFLCAGLASYVDTLTQGRDRESATSRAILEDVVKEIQITVSFSTNVAPALRSLNINIPRGSIESFLPAAGDSDQPSGSILSGLSSYIEKHLAMDLDLAGSSARDSPARKHVRISKIACNGFVLGAEGKMKLVAQPIRTGSAGDDSAENDDDARNEKKRLALRASEVLLFSVIHRSLVGENQES; encoded by the coding sequence ATGGCACCCTCAATACCGGGTCAGATGCTAAATACATCATGGACGTTACACCGTCTATCACCTCTACACCATGAAAAAGAATTCCAATCTCTCCTGGACAACCCAGAAGCTCTAAAAACCTATGCAAACCGCTTACGCAACCAACTCACCGGGAACGTACTATCTGGATTCCAAGTTGGCACAAGCGCACCCTCCACAGAGGAAGACACGCTCTCCAGAACTGGCGCTCTCAAAACTTGCACCTGGGAAGCTATATCAAGCCTCTCATTAGAAGATCCCAATGCCCTCCCTCCCGAGAACCCATGCGGAATCCTCGTGGTACTGGAGTACGAAAACATCACCTATAAAGCAGCATTACTTGCACCACCAGAGGGATCCCATTTCCGTAAAACTTCCACATATCTGCCGCTACTATTAACGCGGTTACCGGGTCCACTACGACAAacattcatttcttttctctccgcGAATTTTGACACTTACTGTTCTGTTTTCCGCCTGCCTTCGCAGTTCTTGTGTGCCGGGCTTGCGTCTTACGTGGACACTTTAACGCAAGGCCGCGATAGAGAATCGGCGACTTCACGGGCTATTCTGGAGGATGTCGTGAAGGAGATACAGATTACAGTGTCTTTCTCTACTAATGTGGCTCCTGCTCTGAGGTCCCTCAATATTAATATCCCGCGGGGCTCTATCGAGAGCTTTTTGCCTGCTGCTGGGGATTCGGATCAACCGAGTGGTTCTATTCTCTCGGGACTCTCTTCTTACATTGAGAAGCATCTGGCGATGGATCTGGATCTAGCTGGGTCGTCAGCTAGAGATAGTCCGGCAAGGAAACATGTGCGTATCAGTAAGATCGCATGTAACGGGTTCGTTCTAGGCGCCGAAGGGAAAATGAAACTTGTTGCGCAGCCTATCCGAACTGGCTCGGCTGGTGATGATTCGGCTGAAAACGATGATGACGCTCggaatgagaagaagcgtCTTGCTCTGCGAGCGAGTGAGGTGCTACTTTTCTCTGTCATTCACAGGAGCCTTGTTGGGGAGAATCAGGAAAGTTGA